CTTCTCACCACCGGAGAAACCTTCATTCACTGGACGCTCAAGAAACTTCTTGTCCATTTCCAGGTCGGCCATCTTAGTTTTAACCAACTTGAGGAACTGCGCTGCATCCAGCTCTTCTTCACCTCGGTATTTCCTCTGAGCATTCATCGCTGCTTTCAAGAAATACATGTTGTTTACGCCTGGGATTTCCACAGGGTACTGGTACGCCATAAAGACGCCCTCACAAGCTCGGTCCTCAGGGGCAAGTTCAAGGAGGTCCTTACCCTGGTAAGTCACACTACCATCGGTTACTTCGTATTCTTCCCGACCTGCGATGACCTTCGCTGTGGTGCTCTTACCCGAACCGTTTGGTCCCATAATGGCGTGCACTTCACCCGCTTTAACACTTAAATCAAGGCCGCGCAGGATAGGAGTTCCGTCAACACTTGCATGTAAATTCTTTATTTCTAACATCTGTGAACCTTTTTATTCATGAGCTGCAGGATAGCTGCAATCAACCAACGCTGCCTTCGAGGCTAACGGCCAGAAGATTCTGTGCTTCAACCGCAAATTCCATAGGAAGCTTTTTAAATACTTCTTTACAAAATCCATTGACGATAAGCGCCACTGCATCTTCTTCAGAAATGCCACGTTGTTGGCAGTAGAACAGTTGGTCTTCGCTGATTTTTGAGGTGGATGCCTCATGCTCAACTTGACTGCTGCTATTGGATACTTCCACATACGGGAAAGTGTGAGCCCCACACTTATTCCCAAAGAGAAGCGAATCGCATTGTGTGTAGTTACGAGCTTTCGCTGCGTTCTTTTGAACTTTCACGAGGCCTCGGTAGGTGTTCTCTGCTCGGCCTGCAGAGATGCCTTTCGAAATGATTAAACTGGAAGTATTTTTCCCAATATGAATCATCTTGGTACCGGTATCAGCTTGCTGCGCATTATTCGCAACCGCTACTGAGTAAAACTCACCGACGCTATTATCGCCCTGTAAAATAACACTCGGGTATTTCCAAGTGATGGCAGAGCCGGTCTCAACCTGTGTCCAAGAAATTTTCGAGTTCGCTCCCCGGCACACACCGCGCTTGGTTACGAAATTATAAATTCCGCCCTTGCCGTCTTTGTCGCCTGGGTACCAGTTCTGGACCGTGCTGTATTTGATTTCAGCACCCTTCATGCAAACCAGTTCTACGACCGCTGCGTGAAGCTGATTTTCATCTCGCATCGGCGCAGTGCAACCTTCGAGGTAGCTTACGTAACTGTCATCATCAGCAATGATCAGAGTTCTTTCGAATTGCCCGGTGTTGAGGGCGTTGATTCGAAAGTAAGTAGATAGCTCCATCGGGCACTTTACGCCTTTAGGGATATAGACAAACGATCCATCACTGAAGACCGCAGAGTTCAGTGCCGAGTAATAATTGTCGGAATGCGGAACCACCGACCCGATGTATTTCTTAACCAATTCCGGGTGCTCTCGGATGGCCTCTGAAATAGGGCAGAAAATCACGCCAACGTCGGCCAACTTATCTTTAAAAGTCGTCGCAACGGAAACGCTGTCGAAAACCGCGTCGACAGCAACGCCAGCCAGTGCTGCGCGTTCGTGGAGAGGCACGCCCAATTTCTCGTAGGTTGCCAAGAGTTCCGGATCTACTTCATCTAAACTCTTCGGCGCGTCGTCTTTAGATTTAGGTGCTGCGAAATATGAGATCGCCTGAAAATCAATTTTTGGGTAATCAACCTTCGGCCATACTGGCTCTTCCATGGTCTGCCAGCGCCGAAAAGCTTTCAGTCGCCACTCAAGCATCCACTCGGGCTCGTCTTTCTTCGCTGAAATAAAACGAACCGTATCTTCACTTAAGCCTGGGTCGAGGTATTCAGTTTCAATATCGGTAACAAAACCGTATTTATAATCACCATCGTCAAAGTCTTCGATTGTTTGTTCTGAAGTCATTCTAATTCCTCAACTTTTTACCAGCTCAAGAAGATTCGTCCCGGCATTTGATTCGTGGGCGGCGTGGCTCATACACAACGATTTTTCCAACATCTGGGCCAATGTGAAGGCGGTCAACGCCTCGAAGACCACATCGTTAATAGCCTGCCAATTCGTGCGTACTGGACAATGATCTTCCATTTCACAAGGTGTTGATGCGTGGCCGTTCGAGCATTCCGTGAGGTGAACCGGACCTTCCATGACTCGAATCATCTCAGCAATAGAAATATCCTTTGGATCCATCGCCAACGTGTAACCGCCCTTTTTTCCACGGTGTGAAACTAATAAACCGCCTCGTGACAGGGACTTAAGTACTTTCGAGACCGTGGGAAGCGGTAAACCAGAGATGGTCGCAAGCTCACGTGCCGCGCGAGACTCACCGTTACCCTTGGCCATGTAACCCATGAGAACTATTCCGTAATCTGTCAGTTTAGCGAGCTTAAACATCGTCTTTCCAAATTCGTACTAATCCGGTACTATTATGTGCCTTGCAGCATGTCAAGACAAGGGGCCAAAGTTAAATCGAGCCATCTAAGCTTTGAAATATATAGACAATTTCTGTAAGCCTACTTAGTAGGCAACTAGCCAATTAACACAGTACTGTCGAGATAAATGATGGTTTCACCGGTCCAAACATTCACAGTTCAAGATCAACTTGAGCGGCCTCTACGAAGTCTGCGGCTATCTGTGACCGATCGCTGTAATCTACGCTGTGACTACTGCATGCCCGAAGAAAACTACAATTGGCTGCCTAAGGCCGATTTGCTCTCTCTCGAGGAACATGCCCGGCTTGCTCAATCATTCATGAAGCTAGGTGTCACCCGGATTAGACTTACCGGCGGCGAGCCACTGCTCAGAAAAAATCTACACGCTCTGGTTGAAATGCTCTCGGCATCCCCTGAACTAGAAGACCTAGCGATGACGACCAACGCTACTCTGCTCAACAAGTACGCCGCCGATTTACACGCTGCAGGCCTCCAGCGAATCACCGTCAGCCTAGACAGCTTAGAGCCCCATACCTTTCATCAATTGACCCGCCGAGACTCATTACAAGATGCAATCCAAGGGATCGAAGCGGCAGTGAAGGCCGGATTCACCGGGCTCAAAATCAACATGGTCGTTTTACGCAATGTAAATCATGGGGAAATCGGGTCGATGCTTCGATTCGCTGGCCAAGTTGGCGCTGAAATTCGATTCATCGAATACATGGATGTAGGTGGCGCTAATAAGTGGCAAGAAGAGCAAGTTGTGTCTCAGAATGAGATTATTAAAATAATAGAAAAAGAGTTTGGCCCCGTCAAATCAGCGGCTGCCCCAAAGCATGCGCCTGCCCAAAGCTTTACTCTTGAGTCTGGGCAAAAGTTCGGCATCATTGCCTCAACAACAAATCCCTTCTGCTCAACATGTGACCGGAGTCGTATCACCGCCGATGGCGTCTGGTACCATTGCCTCTACAGTCCCTCCGGCTTCAATCTGCGGGACCTCTTACGCCAGGATGATGGCTCAGGGGAACTTGAAAAATTAATCACGCAACATTGGACCGCACGCAAGGACCAGGGAGCCAAAGACCGGTTAATGGCCGACAATCGCGGCCCGCTGATCCCGCTCTCCCAATTGAAACGAAACCCTCGCCTCGAGATGCACACTCGCGGCGGATAAATGGAATCCCAATATAATGTCTCAGTCTCAC
The sequence above is drawn from the Deltaproteobacteria bacterium genome and encodes:
- a CDS encoding SUF system Fe-S cluster assembly regulator, which gives rise to MFKLAKLTDYGIVLMGYMAKGNGESRAARELATISGLPLPTVSKVLKSLSRGGLLVSHRGKKGGYTLAMDPKDISIAEMIRVMEGPVHLTECSNGHASTPCEMEDHCPVRTNWQAINDVVFEALTAFTLAQMLEKSLCMSHAAHESNAGTNLLELVKS
- the sufC gene encoding Fe-S cluster assembly ATPase SufC, with the protein product MLEIKNLHASVDGTPILRGLDLSVKAGEVHAIMGPNGSGKSTTAKVIAGREEYEVTDGSVTYQGKDLLELAPEDRACEGVFMAYQYPVEIPGVNNMYFLKAAMNAQRKYRGEEELDAAQFLKLVKTKMADLEMDKKFLERPVNEGFSGGEKKRNEILQMGMLAPTFAILDETDSGLDIDALKIVADGVNRMRSPERAIVVVTHYQRLLDYIEPDFVHVLSGGRIVKSGDKTLAHRLEEDGYAWIEDELEGSEKVSA
- the moaA gene encoding GTP 3',8-cyclase MoaA, which produces MVSPVQTFTVQDQLERPLRSLRLSVTDRCNLRCDYCMPEENYNWLPKADLLSLEEHARLAQSFMKLGVTRIRLTGGEPLLRKNLHALVEMLSASPELEDLAMTTNATLLNKYAADLHAAGLQRITVSLDSLEPHTFHQLTRRDSLQDAIQGIEAAVKAGFTGLKINMVVLRNVNHGEIGSMLRFAGQVGAEIRFIEYMDVGGANKWQEEQVVSQNEIIKIIEKEFGPVKSAAAPKHAPAQSFTLESGQKFGIIASTTNPFCSTCDRSRITADGVWYHCLYSPSGFNLRDLLRQDDGSGELEKLITQHWTARKDQGAKDRLMADNRGPLIPLSQLKRNPRLEMHTRGG
- the sufB gene encoding Fe-S cluster assembly protein SufB, with product MTSEQTIEDFDDGDYKYGFVTDIETEYLDPGLSEDTVRFISAKKDEPEWMLEWRLKAFRRWQTMEEPVWPKVDYPKIDFQAISYFAAPKSKDDAPKSLDEVDPELLATYEKLGVPLHERAALAGVAVDAVFDSVSVATTFKDKLADVGVIFCPISEAIREHPELVKKYIGSVVPHSDNYYSALNSAVFSDGSFVYIPKGVKCPMELSTYFRINALNTGQFERTLIIADDDSYVSYLEGCTAPMRDENQLHAAVVELVCMKGAEIKYSTVQNWYPGDKDGKGGIYNFVTKRGVCRGANSKISWTQVETGSAITWKYPSVILQGDNSVGEFYSVAVANNAQQADTGTKMIHIGKNTSSLIISKGISAGRAENTYRGLVKVQKNAAKARNYTQCDSLLFGNKCGAHTFPYVEVSNSSSQVEHEASTSKISEDQLFYCQQRGISEEDAVALIVNGFCKEVFKKLPMEFAVEAQNLLAVSLEGSVG